The DNA sequence GAACCGCGCGATTACCTGGCAACTGTTGCACGTGGTCTGGTCATTGATCGTTATAGACGGCGTGCGATCGAGGCCGCTTATTTGCAGACCGTCGCGGCCAGACCTGAAGCCACGGCCATCAGCGAAGAAGACAGGGCACTGATTATCGAAACCCTGGTCGCTGTGGATAGAGCCCTGGCCGGTCTGGGCGCGCGTACCCAACGGATCTTCATGCTTTCGCAGATCGATGGCCTGACTTATCAACAGATCGCCCTACAGTTGAAGGTTTCGCTGACGACAGTGAAGAAGCACATGATCCGCGCATTGACGGAATGTGCCCTGATCATGGCGCAGCGTTGATGGCCATTGCACCCAGTCGCAAGGTTTTCGAAACCGCTGCCAGCTGGTACGTGCAGTTTCAGGCCGACCCACCGACCCTCGTCGAACAGAAAGCCTGGCAGCTGTGGATAGATAGCGATCCAACGCATCTGGCGGCATGGAACCAGATGGTGCAACTGCAGCGACAACTTGGCACCCTGCCGCAGGATTTGAAGCGCCGAGCTCTGAACACCGGTCAGCAACGGCGTCAGGTGTTGAAGCTGTTGTTGCTCGCCGCGGGGACAGGTTTCGTTGGCTGGAATGTCCAGCAGCGGACTTCTCTTGGGAATGTCTGGGCTGACTATAAAACCGGCGTTGGCCAGCGCCGCAACATTGCATTGGCCGATGGCAGCCAGATTCAACTCAATACTGGCACAGCGATTGATGTGTCTTTTGACGCAGCCCAGCGATCGATCCGTTTGCGCTCGGGGGAGATCCTGATTCAAACCGGCAGACTCGGCGATCAGCGGCCTTTTTTCGTCGAAACCCGCGATGGACGGATTCAAGCGCTGGGCACCCGATTCTCCGTACATCAGTTATCAGGTTCTACCCGCGTGGGGGTGCTGGAAGATCGGGTCAGCGTCCAGCCCGCAGACCTGTCGAAAGCCGCAATCATCCTGAATGCAGGCGAAGGCGCAGACTTCGACAGTCGGCACGTCGGGTTGATTCACCCTTTCACATTTTCGGAAGTAGCGTGGACCAACGGCCAGCTGATCGTGCTCGATGCGCGGTTGAGCGAGGTGATCGAAGCGTTGGGGCGTTATCGCAGCGGTGTTCTGCATTGCGAGTCCCGTGCCGGGGATCTTCGGGTTTCCGGCACCTTTCGCCTCGATTCTACCGACGCAGTGCTGGCCAAC is a window from the Pseudomonas gozinkensis genome containing:
- a CDS encoding sigma-70 family RNA polymerase sigma factor; translation: MSLPAHNAAIEQIYEQHHSWLYGWLKGKLNDACDAADVAHDTFVRILAARNAAQIREPRDYLATVARGLVIDRYRRRAIEAAYLQTVAARPEATAISEEDRALIIETLVAVDRALAGLGARTQRIFMLSQIDGLTYQQIALQLKVSLTTVKKHMIRALTECALIMAQR
- a CDS encoding FecR domain-containing protein, translated to MAIAPSRKVFETAASWYVQFQADPPTLVEQKAWQLWIDSDPTHLAAWNQMVQLQRQLGTLPQDLKRRALNTGQQRRQVLKLLLLAAGTGFVGWNVQQRTSLGNVWADYKTGVGQRRNIALADGSQIQLNTGTAIDVSFDAAQRSIRLRSGEILIQTGRLGDQRPFFVETRDGRIQALGTRFSVHQLSGSTRVGVLEDRVSVQPADLSKAAIILNAGEGADFDSRHVGLIHPFTFSEVAWTNGQLIVLDARLSEVIEALGRYRSGVLHCESRAGDLRVSGTFRLDSTDAVLANLQASLPINVRYFTRYWVSISHDA